A single genomic interval of Eleutherodactylus coqui strain aEleCoq1 chromosome 3, aEleCoq1.hap1, whole genome shotgun sequence harbors:
- the EEIG2 gene encoding EEIG family member 2 → MAFMMMKKKKFKFRVDFELDELSSVPFVNGILFCKIRLLDGGSFSVESTREVVQANSVHWRKCFSFMCKMSASAASGILDPCVCRVSVRKELKGGKAFAKLGFADLNLAEFAGSGNTVRRCLLEGYDTKNTRQDNSILKVGISMQLMSGDPCFKTAPSTATSIAFPGDPDSLHEDRKGRETVKLHLGVADLSSKSASVPDELGACGHSRTSSYASQQSKASGYSTGHSRSSSLSELSHRRNTSVGSASTGIGSIPEPIEDGSKTLTFNQDIKEEGSSSEKLSRPPVKQDSVESQLKRVDATRVNADDVIETILQSQDFTLDSSAEEEGLRLFVGPGGSTAFGSHHLPNRVGAGPYEQVVIKR, encoded by the exons ATGGCTTTCAtgatgatgaagaagaagaagtTTAAGTTCCGGGTGGACTTTGAGTTGGATGAACTTTCGTCGGTCCCCTTTGTGAACGGGATCTTGTTCTGTAAGATCCGCCTGCTGGACGGCGGCAGCTTCAGCGTGGAGTCCACCAG ggAGGTTGTCCAAGCGAACAGCGTTCACTGGAGGAAATGTTTTTCTTTCATGTGCAAGATGAGTGCAAGTGCGGCCTCTGGTATCCTGGATCCATGTGTGTGCAGAGTGTCTGTGCGCAAG GAGCTGAAAGGCGGGAAAGCTTTTGCTAAG CTCGGCTTTGCAGACTTGAACCTTGCAGAGTTTGCTGGATCTGGCAACACCGTGCGGAGATGTCTCTTGGAAGGATATGACACCAAAAACACAAGACAAGATAACTCTATCTTAAAG GTGGGGATCAGTATGCAGCTCATGTCAGGAGACCCCTGCTTTAAAAC GGCGCCCTCCACGGCCACCTCTATTGCATTCCCTGGAGATCCTGACTCATTGCATGAAGACCGGAAAGGACGTGAGACCGTGAAGCTGCACTTGGGAGTTGCTG ACCTTTCATCGAAGAGCGCCTCCGTCCCTGATGAGCTTGGAGCGTGTGGACATTCCAGGACGTCAAGTTACGCCAGTCAGCAGTCTAAAGCATCAG GATATAGCACAGGGCACTCGCGGTCTTCCAGTCTGTCTGAGTTGAGCCATCGGAGGAACACCTCAGTAGGCAGCGCTTCCACTGGTATTGGGAGTATTCCAGAACCAATCGAAGACGGCAGCAAGACTCTGACCTTCAACCAGGATATAAAGGAAGAGGGATCTTCCTCTGAAAAGCTGAGCAG GCCTCCGGTGAAACAAGACTCTGTTGAGTCTCAGTTGAAAAGGGTGGATGCTACCCGAGTCAATGCAGATGATGTAATAGAAACCATTCTCCAAAGCCAGGACTTTACCCTTGACTCAAGTGCAGAAG AAGAAGGTCTAAGGCTGTTTGTAGGACCCGGAGGGAGCACTGCTTTTGGAAGTCATCACTTACCAAACAG